TGTCCGGACCTCTGGGTCCCGGATCTCTATGGGGAATTCTGTGGGGTCTGCCCCAACTGCGGTCACCATTTTCCTCTGGAATACCAGTGGTACCTCAACAACCTTTTCGATCGGGAAAGCGTCCGGGAATTCAACGAGGGGCTCTCTTCGGGCAACCCCTTAAATTTTGAAGGCTATGCGGAGAAGCTGGCCGAGGCCCGCCGGCGCACCGGGCGCAATTCCGCTATGTTGACCTTTGAGGCCCGTATCGGGGGGATTTCGGTAATCGTGGCCATGCTCATCGCCGATTTCCGGCAGGGGACGGTGGGCGTGGCTGAGGGAGAAAAATTCATCCGGGCTTGCGACCGGGCCCGCGTTACCCGTCGGCCCCTCATTGCCCTGGTGCACACCACCGGGGGCATCCGTATCCACGAGGGCACCCTCGGGGTAATTCAGATGCCCCGCTGCACCATGGCCGTAAGGGAATATGTGGATTCCGGGGGGCTCTATCTCGTGGTTTACGACAACAATTCCTATGCCGGGCCGGTGGCCAGTTTCCTGGGAGCGGCTCCCTACCAGTTTGCCCTGCGTTCCACCCGCCTGGGCTTTGCCGGCCCCCGGGTGATCTACGAGACCACCGGAAAACCCGTACCCCCGGACTATCACAGTGCGGAAAACGCCCTCCGCCGGGGACACATTCAAGGGATTTGGGATCGCCGAGAACTCCGCCTCAAACTCTACGAAGCCCTCCTCACCATGGGAGGACGAAACCTCTACTACCGGTAAAGGACCATGGCTATAGACCACGCCCGCATAAACCAACTTTTGCAAAAACTCCGCAGCCATCCCTATTGCGTGTATCCGGTGGAAACCCCCCATACGGGCTATCTCCAGGAGATCTTGGTGGCCGAGGATCAGGAAGTGCGGCCCGGAGAAGGCCTTTTCGTGCTGGAAAGAGAGCGCAACCCCAAGACCATCCGGGCGCGGGTAAGCGGCCGCGTACGCCACCTGCGGGAGGAGCTCCGCGGAAGATTCCTGGAGGCCGGAGAAAAGGTGCTGGAGATCTGGCATCCCCTTTCCCGGGAGGAGGCTGTGGCCGAGGTCCTGCGGGAGACTCTCTCTCTGGTAAGGGCTCCGGAGACCGCCCGTTATCTCCTGCCCCCGGAAATGGAGGCCCGTTTGCGTAAGGAAGGCCGGCCTCTGGTGCGGCCCGGGGAAGAACTCCTCATCATGACCTTTATGAAAAGAGAAACCCCCATCCGGCACGAAGGCCCTCCCATGGTGATCTTCAAGGTCTTCTTCTCCCCCCACGAGGTGGTCCCGGCCGGGGAGCCCCTCCTCGGTCTCTGTGCCCCGGAAGAGGTCCCCTATCTGGAGCGGGTAATCGCCCGCATCGAGGAGGAATGGCCGGAGAGTTGAGGGCCCGGGAGATCGGAGCCGACCGGCGGTACTTTCCCCGGGCAGAGCGCCTCATGCCCCTGGCTTATGAGCTGGCCCTCTCCGAGCCCCGGACCGCCCATGGCCGGGTCCTGCGGGCCGGAGAGGTCCTTTCCGCCCGGGGTCGGCACGGCCGTACCTGGTATGCCCCTTTTGGGGGACTGTGGCTGGCCCTGAGTCTCTACGACGACCACCTTCCTCAGACCCGAGGCCTCCTTTCCCTGATCTTCGGCCTGGCCCTGGGCTGGATGGCCGAAAGGTTGGAGATCCCGGCCCGGGTGCGCTGGCTAAACGACCTCCACTACCGGGGACACAAGATCGCCGGAGTACTCCTTGAGAAACGGAACGAATGGCTTTTGGCCGGAGTGGGGATCAACGTGAATAATCCCCCTCCGAAAGGACTCCCGGCCGAAAGCCTGGCCCGTCTTCGGGGCCGGCCTTTGAATCTTGAAAAGCTGGAAGAACTCTTTTTGGAAGGACTCCGACTCTATTACGGAAGGCTGCGGGCCCTGGAGGCAGAGCTTGCCCCTTACGAAGAGGTCCCCCCCAATTTTCTTGCCGAAGAATTCCGGCGCCTTTCCGACACCCTGGGACGCTGTGTGGCCTGGGCCACGGATCTGGAAAAAGAGGAACCCCTGGTGGGTTGGGCCCGAGAACTGGAACCTGACGGCACCCTGCTTTTAGAGGTAGAGGGGAAGACCCTCCCCCTAGAGACGGGGGAGGTCATTTATCTCTTTTAAGACAAAGGAATTCCTTCTTCCTCCAGAATCTTTATAAAGGGATCGCCCCTTTCTTTACGGGCCTCCCACTCCTCAGGGCGCCAGCCCACCGGCTCCACCCTAGGGGCCACCAGACGGGCCCGGGAAAGAACCTCCATCCTTTCCCGCAGATCCCGGGGAAGTTCCTCAGAGATGATGAGAAGATCCACGTCACTGGTTTCTCCGAAATCTCCGCGAGCAAAGGATCCGAAGAGTATAGCCTGATAATTCCGAAGTCCCAGGGCCCTCAAATATCGGGGGCCTCCTCCAGGGCCTTCTGGCGCAGTCCTTCTCGAAAGGCCTGCCAGCCCCTCATCTTCCCTCGGCCTGCCGGACTACAAATTCCAGTATCTTTCGAGCACAATCCAGGTGGCGCCGGGGCATCTTTTTCCGTGTAATAATCCACCGGAGCTCCCCAAGCATATACATCCGGTTCTTAAACCTACATATCCCCCTCTAGGAGCCGGAAAAGCTTTTCTACGGCCTCTTCGGGGGTTTCCACATAGGTCACCCCTTCAATGCCCGGCCAGGTCCGCAGACCAAAGACCGGCTTCCACATCTTGAGGGCCAAAGCGATCTCCGAAAGGGTTCCGTAACCCCCGGAGACGGCAATCACCCCCTCCACCGAACGAATAAGGATCACGTTTCGGGCATGCCCCATGTCCGTGACTATGGGGATCTCTACATAAGGATTGGCCTCTTCGACCTTGTTCCCGGGGAGGATGCCCACCGTAAGGCCCCCGGCCTCCAAGGCCCCCCGGCTTGCGGCCTCCATGACCCCTCCCAGCCCCCCGGTGTAGACGATGGCCCCTCTTTCGGCCAGAAGCCTTCCCACCCTGTAAGCCGCTTCATAGACCTCTTTTCCGGCAATGCCCGTCCCGATGACCGCCACCCGACGCCTATTCCTTAAAACCATACTCCCCCACCAGTTTTACGAATCTCACCGGCTCCAGAGTTTGCCGGTAGAACTTTCCTCCCTTCTTGACCACCTTGACCAGATATTGCGACCACTCATCTCCTACGGGCATAACCAGCCGCCCTCCCTCGGCCA
This portion of the Thermosulfurimonas marina genome encodes:
- a CDS encoding biotin--[acetyl-CoA-carboxylase] ligase; protein product: MAGELRAREIGADRRYFPRAERLMPLAYELALSEPRTAHGRVLRAGEVLSARGRHGRTWYAPFGGLWLALSLYDDHLPQTRGLLSLIFGLALGWMAERLEIPARVRWLNDLHYRGHKIAGVLLEKRNEWLLAGVGINVNNPPPKGLPAESLARLRGRPLNLEKLEELFLEGLRLYYGRLRALEAELAPYEEVPPNFLAEEFRRLSDTLGRCVAWATDLEKEEPLVGWARELEPDGTLLLEVEGKTLPLETGEVIYLF
- a CDS encoding nucleotidyltransferase domain-containing protein; translation: MRALGLRNYQAILFGSFARGDFGETSDVDLLIISEELPRDLRERMEVLSRARLVAPRVEPVGWRPEEWEARKERGDPFIKILEEEGIPLS
- a CDS encoding TIGR00725 family protein, with protein sequence MVLRNRRRVAVIGTGIAGKEVYEAAYRVGRLLAERGAIVYTGGLGGVMEAASRGALEAGGLTVGILPGNKVEEANPYVEIPIVTDMGHARNVILIRSVEGVIAVSGGYGTLSEIALALKMWKPVFGLRTWPGIEGVTYVETPEEAVEKLFRLLEGDM